A genome region from Jeongeupia sp. HS-3 includes the following:
- the proB gene encoding glutamate 5-kinase — translation MSLVQSAHRLVIKVGSSLVTNEGRGLDHHALARWAEEIAELARQGKEVVLVSSGAVAEGVARLGWSQKPTAIHEKQAAAAVGQMGLCQAYESAFRQHGLKTAQVLLTHEDMADRTRYLNARSTLLTLLSFGVIPIINENDTVVTAEIKFGDNDTLGALVTNLIEGDALVILTDQQGLYTADPRSNPDAQFVHEAIAGTAELEAMAGGAGSSVGTGGMYTKIIAAKRAARSGAATVIASGREPQVLTRLAAGEAIGTLLVSQTTPLAAKKQWIVDHLQIHGRLHVDEGARRAMQDKGSSLLPIGVTQIDGDFPRGEIVRIVGPDGHEFARGIANYPSKDAKRILRQPTGQIEATLGYIDEPELVHRDNLVLL, via the coding sequence ATGTCGCTCGTCCAGTCTGCCCATCGCCTCGTCATCAAGGTCGGTTCCAGCCTCGTTACCAACGAAGGCCGCGGCCTTGATCATCATGCGCTGGCGCGCTGGGCCGAGGAAATCGCCGAACTCGCCCGCCAGGGCAAGGAAGTGGTGCTGGTGTCGAGCGGCGCCGTCGCCGAAGGCGTCGCCCGGCTGGGCTGGAGCCAGAAGCCGACCGCGATCCACGAAAAGCAGGCCGCCGCCGCCGTCGGCCAGATGGGGCTGTGCCAGGCCTACGAGTCCGCCTTTCGCCAGCACGGGCTGAAAACCGCGCAGGTGCTGCTGACGCACGAAGACATGGCCGACCGCACCCGCTACCTGAACGCGCGCTCGACGCTGCTCACGCTGCTGTCGTTCGGGGTGATTCCGATCATCAACGAGAACGACACCGTCGTCACCGCCGAGATCAAGTTCGGCGACAACGACACGCTCGGCGCGCTGGTCACCAACCTGATCGAAGGCGACGCGCTGGTCATCCTCACCGATCAGCAGGGCCTGTACACCGCCGACCCGCGCAGCAACCCCGATGCGCAATTCGTCCACGAAGCCATCGCCGGCACGGCGGAACTGGAAGCCATGGCCGGCGGCGCCGGATCAAGTGTCGGCACCGGCGGCATGTACACCAAGATCATCGCCGCCAAGCGCGCCGCCCGCAGCGGCGCCGCCACGGTGATCGCCAGCGGCCGCGAGCCGCAAGTGCTGACCCGGCTCGCCGCCGGCGAAGCGATCGGCACGCTGCTGGTATCGCAAACCACGCCGCTGGCCGCGAAGAAGCAGTGGATCGTCGACCACCTGCAAATCCACGGTCGCCTCCATGTCGACGAAGGCGCGCGCCGCGCCATGCAGGACAAGGGCTCCAGCCTGCTGCCGATCGGCGTCACCCAGATCGACGGCGATTTCCCGCGCGGCGAGATCGTCCGCATCGTCGGCCCGGACGGCCATGAATTCGCCCGTGGCATCGCCAACTACCCGAGCAAGGACGCCAAACGCATCCTGCGCCAGCCCACCGGCCAGATCGAGGCCACGCTCGGCTATATCGACGAACCGGAGCTGGTGCACCGGGACAATCTGGTGCTGCTGTAA
- a CDS encoding VOC family protein translates to MFSHITVGCSDLPRAAAFYDAVLIPIGLQRRVVTPDGGPAAACWVSPDRLLPRFYVYLPFDRQPASAGNGSMVAFLAPSPAAVDQAYAAGIAAGGTDEGPPGPRPHYGAGYYGAYIRDHDDNKIHIAFRGDVE, encoded by the coding sequence ATGTTCAGTCATATCACGGTCGGCTGCAGCGATCTGCCAAGGGCCGCGGCTTTCTACGATGCCGTGCTGATTCCCATCGGCCTGCAACGGCGTGTGGTCACGCCGGACGGCGGGCCGGCTGCGGCGTGCTGGGTGTCGCCGGATCGGCTGTTGCCGCGCTTCTATGTCTACCTGCCGTTCGACCGGCAGCCTGCCAGCGCCGGCAATGGCAGCATGGTTGCGTTTCTCGCGCCGTCACCCGCGGCGGTCGATCAGGCCTACGCAGCGGGCATTGCGGCAGGGGGAACGGATGAAGGCCCACCCGGCCCGCGGCCGCACTACGGTGCCGGCTATTACGGTGCTTACATACGCGACCATGATGACAACAAGATTCATATCGCTTTCAGGGGTGATGTAGAGTAA
- a CDS encoding GNAT family N-acetyltransferase, translating to MISEASSLDYPFIEKVTRQNMAHHYAQHRIEWNDKAYSSSLAATDNYVVRNNDGERIAVIRLGFDQQHLYINDLQVIPRAQGKGIGTRLLDHAMSLARARNLEAVRLCVFNGNSAKKFYEKLGFEQVGEQGNVLRMERRLQGAITDVSA from the coding sequence ATGATCAGCGAAGCGAGCAGTCTGGACTATCCGTTCATCGAGAAGGTGACCCGCCAGAATATGGCGCACCACTATGCACAGCACCGGATCGAGTGGAACGACAAGGCTTACTCATCAAGCCTGGCGGCAACCGACAACTACGTCGTGCGGAACAACGACGGCGAACGCATTGCGGTGATTCGTCTTGGCTTCGATCAGCAGCACCTGTACATCAACGACCTGCAGGTCATTCCCAGAGCGCAAGGGAAAGGCATCGGCACCCGGCTGCTCGACCACGCGATGTCATTGGCCCGAGCCAGGAACCTTGAAGCCGTGCGCCTGTGCGTGTTCAACGGCAATTCGGCGAAGAAATTCTACGAAAAGCTTGGTTTTGAACAAGTCGGCGAGCAGGGCAACGTGCTGAGAATGGAGCGCAGGCTTCAAGGTGCCATTACGGACGTCAGCGCGTAG
- a CDS encoding VOC family protein, with amino-acid sequence MFKVVDSVVLFVADIEAAARWYAALLSAEVEYENAFYAYVRGPGVILGFHPADDKCPGGIGGTTVYWAVADLQASIAQLQARGARLYRGPIVTSLGAQAAMLVDPFGCSIGLMSSGRG; translated from the coding sequence ATGTTCAAGGTTGTTGATTCCGTCGTGCTGTTTGTCGCCGATATCGAAGCCGCAGCCCGGTGGTATGCGGCCTTGCTGTCCGCCGAAGTGGAATACGAGAACGCGTTCTACGCTTACGTGCGCGGCCCGGGCGTGATACTTGGTTTCCACCCGGCGGACGACAAGTGCCCCGGCGGGATCGGTGGCACCACGGTGTACTGGGCGGTGGCCGATCTGCAGGCGTCGATCGCGCAGCTTCAGGCCCGGGGGGCCAGGCTTTATCGCGGTCCTATCGTCACCAGCCTGGGTGCGCAGGCCGCTATGCTGGTGGATCCGTTCGGCTGCAGCATCGGGCTCATGTCGTCCGGCCGGGGGTGA
- a CDS encoding NUDIX domain-containing protein, giving the protein MPSSELTPLSSDIVYENPWLRVREDRFIRPGGAEGLYGVVEKDDFAVIAAVANGQVQLVEQFRYPVQGRYWELPQGVAKAANGDLLETAKIELREEAGFVAE; this is encoded by the coding sequence GTGCCTTCGTCCGAACTGACGCCGTTGTCGAGCGACATCGTTTATGAAAACCCGTGGCTGCGCGTGCGCGAGGACCGTTTCATCCGGCCCGGCGGTGCCGAGGGTCTGTACGGCGTGGTCGAGAAGGACGACTTCGCCGTGATCGCCGCCGTCGCCAATGGGCAAGTGCAGCTGGTCGAGCAGTTCCGTTATCCAGTGCAGGGCCGCTACTGGGAGCTGCCGCAGGGCGTGGCCAAGGCGGCCAACGGCGATCTACTGGAAACCGCGAAAATCGAGCTGCGCGAGGAAGCCGGCTTCGTCGCCGAATAG
- a CDS encoding anaerobic sulfatase maturase has product MHSTDTLHHAKRLNISPEALQAWLAAGDNKPGHGVSRYMHATVKAVGSACNLDCNYCYYLSKEGLLDQKNQRIGDALLETFVVDYIASQDVEEIVFTWHGGEPTLLGVDFFRRIVALQQKHLPPGRRISNDLQTNGTLLDDEWGAFLAEAGFLVGLSIDGPRELHDAYRPTKSGKSSFDAVVRGANILKQYGVPFSTLTVINRKNALQPLAVYHFLRDELGSTYMQFIPCVEPKQFEHVAPGHLDSQRLAPQGSPRARPGHPLSIVTDWSVDPADWGSFLSTVFDEWFVRDLNKIKINQFETTIAQLQGKPAQLCTSSPFCGKNVAVEQDGRVYSCDHYVYPEYEIGRIGEKSLSSMVFSLRQLEFGLDKFNSLPGECRRCPHLKLCYGECPRTRLLKTRPGEGNLSYLCEGWKGFYDHAVPVMRRLAPKAVQAQ; this is encoded by the coding sequence ATGCACAGCACCGATACCCTGCACCACGCCAAACGCCTCAACATCAGCCCCGAAGCGCTGCAAGCCTGGCTAGCCGCCGGCGACAACAAACCGGGCCACGGCGTGAGCCGCTATATGCACGCGACCGTCAAGGCGGTCGGCTCGGCGTGCAACCTCGACTGCAACTACTGCTACTACCTGAGCAAGGAAGGGCTGCTCGACCAGAAGAACCAGCGCATCGGCGACGCGCTGCTCGAGACCTTCGTCGTCGACTACATCGCCAGCCAGGACGTCGAGGAGATCGTCTTCACCTGGCACGGCGGCGAGCCGACGCTGCTCGGCGTCGACTTCTTCCGCCGCATCGTCGCGTTGCAACAGAAGCACCTGCCGCCGGGCCGGCGCATCTCCAACGATCTGCAAACCAACGGCACTCTGCTCGACGACGAATGGGGCGCCTTTCTCGCCGAAGCGGGTTTTCTGGTCGGGCTGAGCATCGACGGCCCGCGCGAGCTGCACGACGCCTACCGGCCGACCAAAAGCGGCAAATCGAGCTTCGATGCGGTCGTTCGCGGCGCGAACATCCTGAAGCAGTACGGCGTGCCGTTCAGCACGCTGACGGTGATCAACCGCAAGAACGCGCTGCAGCCGCTAGCCGTGTACCACTTCCTGCGCGACGAGCTCGGTTCGACCTACATGCAGTTCATCCCGTGCGTCGAACCCAAGCAGTTCGAACACGTCGCGCCGGGCCATCTGGACAGCCAGCGGCTGGCGCCGCAAGGCAGCCCGCGCGCGCGGCCCGGTCATCCGCTGTCCATCGTCACCGACTGGAGCGTCGACCCGGCCGACTGGGGCAGCTTCCTGTCGACGGTGTTCGACGAATGGTTCGTCCGCGACCTCAACAAGATCAAGATCAACCAGTTCGAAACCACGATCGCGCAATTGCAGGGCAAACCGGCGCAGCTATGCACCAGCAGTCCGTTCTGCGGCAAGAACGTCGCGGTCGAGCAGGACGGTCGCGTGTATTCATGCGATCACTACGTTTACCCGGAATACGAGATCGGCAGGATCGGCGAGAAATCGCTGAGCAGCATGGTGTTCTCGCTGCGCCAGCTCGAATTCGGCCTCGACAAGTTCAACAGCCTGCCCGGCGAATGCCGCCGCTGCCCGCACCTGAAGCTGTGCTACGGCGAATGCCCGCGTACCCGGCTGCTCAAGACCCGGCCCGGCGAAGGCAACCTCAGCTATCTGTGCGAAGGCTGGAAAGGCTTTTACGACCATGCGGTGCCGGTGATGCGACGGTTGGCGCCCAAGGCCGTTCAGGCGCAGTGA
- a CDS encoding arylsulfatase: protein MLCAAVLGSLALGGCGGSDSNDATTSTQQATPVPTPVPTPTPVQADGRPNILYIMADDLGYSDIGAFGGEIETPNLDALVANGRILTNHHTGTVSAITRSMLISGTDHHLVGEGTMGAPNDERKGLPGYEGYLNESSLSVAQLLKDGGYHTYITGKWHLGSNIAGGAAGGKTPDQWGFERSYSLLPGAAANHFGHEAAGSKNYTEDGRYVQPGQPGQPGGVGGTPAVFYSTDFFTDKLISYIDANRKDGKPFFAYAAYTSPHWPLQVPEPWLSQYKGKYDQGYEAVAAVRYARLQAKGLIPAGQAKSVDAVETLTRSAATAGNGTVGAKYINAVNPASAGYTEYGQGRVNKKWASLSADEKKAQARYMEIYAGMVSNLDHNIGRLVQYLKDTGQYDNTFILFQSDNGAEGWPISSADPTAADTANAQPGRYEKLGTDTLFGGQPGLSYGLRWAEVSATPFSQLKGMMGEGSISTPAIAKLPGQKTSLPPLRGFTHVTDNTATFLALAKVTLPSQAAPPQIDPKTGKNLNRGKLIYKDRYVYPVTGKSLLDVLQQSTPAPLRDTPFGEETYGRTAIYSADGRWKARFTEPPFGPLDGHWELFDLNSDRGETTDLSALYPALTSSLIGHWQGYMSDVGGVSPLRPRGFY, encoded by the coding sequence GTGCTTTGCGCCGCCGTGCTCGGCAGTCTGGCGCTCGGCGGCTGCGGCGGTTCGGACAGCAACGATGCAACGACCAGCACGCAGCAGGCCACGCCGGTACCGACACCGGTCCCGACGCCAACGCCGGTCCAGGCCGATGGCCGGCCGAACATCCTCTACATCATGGCCGACGACCTCGGCTATTCGGACATCGGCGCCTTCGGCGGCGAAATCGAGACGCCGAACCTCGACGCGCTGGTCGCCAACGGCCGCATCCTCACCAACCACCACACCGGCACCGTCAGCGCGATCACCCGCTCGATGCTGATCTCGGGCACCGACCATCATCTGGTCGGCGAAGGCACGATGGGCGCGCCGAATGACGAGCGCAAGGGGCTGCCGGGTTACGAGGGCTATCTGAACGAAAGCTCGCTGTCGGTCGCGCAGCTGCTCAAGGACGGCGGCTATCACACCTATATCACCGGCAAGTGGCACCTCGGTTCGAACATCGCCGGCGGCGCCGCCGGTGGCAAGACGCCGGATCAATGGGGCTTCGAGCGCAGCTACTCGCTGCTGCCGGGCGCCGCGGCCAACCACTTCGGCCATGAAGCGGCCGGCTCGAAGAACTACACCGAAGACGGGCGTTACGTGCAGCCGGGCCAGCCCGGTCAGCCGGGCGGCGTCGGCGGCACGCCGGCGGTGTTCTATTCGACCGACTTCTTCACCGACAAGCTGATTTCCTACATCGACGCCAACCGCAAGGACGGCAAGCCCTTCTTCGCCTATGCCGCCTACACCTCGCCGCACTGGCCGCTGCAGGTGCCGGAACCATGGCTGAGCCAGTACAAGGGCAAGTACGACCAGGGCTACGAAGCCGTCGCCGCCGTGCGTTATGCGCGCCTGCAGGCGAAGGGGCTGATTCCGGCCGGCCAGGCCAAATCGGTCGACGCGGTGGAAACGCTGACGCGCTCGGCCGCCACCGCCGGCAACGGCACCGTCGGCGCCAAGTACATCAACGCCGTCAATCCGGCCTCGGCCGGTTACACCGAGTACGGCCAGGGCCGCGTCAACAAGAAGTGGGCCAGCCTCTCGGCGGACGAGAAGAAGGCGCAGGCGCGCTACATGGAAATCTACGCCGGCATGGTCTCCAACCTCGACCACAACATCGGCCGGCTGGTGCAGTACCTGAAGGATACCGGCCAGTACGACAACACCTTCATCCTGTTCCAGTCGGACAACGGTGCCGAAGGTTGGCCGATTTCGTCGGCCGATCCGACCGCGGCCGATACCGCCAACGCGCAGCCGGGCCGCTACGAGAAACTCGGCACCGACACGCTGTTCGGCGGCCAGCCGGGGCTGTCGTACGGGCTGCGCTGGGCCGAAGTCAGCGCCACGCCGTTCTCGCAGCTGAAGGGCATGATGGGCGAGGGCAGCATCTCGACCCCGGCGATCGCCAAGCTGCCGGGCCAGAAGACGTCGCTGCCGCCGCTACGCGGTTTCACCCACGTGACCGACAACACCGCGACCTTCCTCGCGCTGGCCAAGGTGACGCTGCCGTCGCAGGCGGCGCCGCCGCAGATCGACCCGAAAACCGGCAAGAACCTGAACCGGGGCAAGCTGATCTACAAGGATCGCTACGTCTACCCGGTCACCGGCAAGTCGCTGCTCGATGTATTGCAGCAAAGCACGCCGGCGCCGTTGCGTGACACGCCGTTCGGCGAGGAAACCTACGGCCGCACGGCGATCTACAGCGCCGACGGCCGCTGGAAGGCGCGCTTCACCGAGCCGCCGTTCGGCCCGCTTGACGGCCACTGGGAGCTGTTCGACCTGAACAGTGATCGCGGCGAAACCACCGACCTGTCCGCGCTGTATCCGGCGCTGACCAGCAGCCTGATCGGCCACTGGCAGGGCTATATGAGCGACGTCGGCGGCGTGAGCCCGCTGCGCCCGAGAGGCTTCTACTAA
- a CDS encoding DUF4287 domain-containing protein — translation MSFQTYLDNIRAKTGQSPDDFRRLATERGLLVNGALAPAVKAGDIVAWLKADYELGHGHAMAIYALLKGIKQEGDA, via the coding sequence ATGTCGTTCCAGACTTACCTCGACAATATCCGGGCCAAGACCGGCCAGTCCCCCGATGATTTCCGCCGGCTCGCGACCGAACGCGGTCTGCTGGTCAACGGCGCGCTGGCGCCGGCGGTCAAGGCCGGAGACATCGTCGCGTGGCTGAAGGCGGATTACGAACTCGGCCATGGCCACGCGATGGCCATCTATGCGCTGCTCAAGGGCATCAAGCAGGAAGGCGACGCCTGA
- a CDS encoding glycerate kinase, whose translation MKIVIAPDSYKESLSALDVAINIEAGMREIWPDADYVKLPVADGGEGTVAAMVDATGGKIVNVGVTGPLGECVNAFYGLSGDGQTAIIEMAAASGLALVPPSLRNPLQTTSYGTGELIRAALDAGARRFIIGIGGSATNDGGAGMVQALGARLLDQTGRELGFGGGPLARLALIDVAGLDARLKDCQIEVACDVDNPLTGPKGASHVFGPQKGATPEIVAQLDANLKHYASVIGHDLGIHVDTVPGAGAAGGMGAAMFAFLGGTLRPGIEIVMEAVGLDAIVASADLVITGEGRIDSQTIHGKTPIGVARVAKRHGKPVIGIAGCLTPDVGVVHEHGIDAVFSVLYHACSVDEALAKAAGNVRMAARNVAATLQIGRQLA comes from the coding sequence ATGAAAATCGTCATCGCCCCCGATTCGTACAAGGAAAGCCTGTCGGCGCTCGACGTCGCGATCAATATCGAAGCCGGCATGCGTGAAATCTGGCCCGACGCCGACTACGTCAAGCTGCCGGTGGCCGACGGCGGCGAAGGCACCGTCGCCGCGATGGTCGACGCGACCGGCGGCAAGATTGTCAACGTCGGCGTCACCGGCCCGCTGGGCGAATGCGTCAACGCCTTCTACGGCCTGTCCGGCGACGGCCAGACCGCGATCATCGAAATGGCCGCCGCCAGCGGCCTGGCGCTGGTGCCGCCCAGCCTGCGCAATCCGCTGCAAACCACCAGCTACGGCACCGGCGAGCTGATCCGCGCGGCGCTCGACGCCGGCGCCCGCCGCTTCATCATCGGCATCGGCGGCAGCGCGACCAACGACGGCGGCGCCGGCATGGTGCAGGCGCTCGGCGCCCGGCTGCTCGACCAAACGGGGCGCGAACTCGGCTTCGGCGGCGGCCCGCTGGCACGGCTGGCGCTGATCGACGTGGCCGGACTCGACGCGCGGCTCAAGGACTGCCAGATCGAGGTCGCCTGCGACGTCGACAATCCGCTCACCGGGCCCAAGGGTGCCTCGCACGTATTCGGCCCGCAGAAGGGCGCGACACCGGAAATCGTCGCCCAGCTCGACGCCAATCTGAAGCACTACGCCAGCGTGATCGGCCACGATCTCGGCATCCACGTCGACACGGTGCCCGGCGCCGGGGCCGCCGGCGGCATGGGCGCGGCGATGTTCGCCTTTCTGGGCGGCACGCTACGGCCGGGGATCGAGATCGTCATGGAAGCGGTCGGCCTCGACGCCATCGTCGCTAGCGCCGATCTGGTGATCACCGGCGAGGGCCGGATCGACAGCCAGACGATCCACGGCAAGACGCCGATCGGCGTCGCCCGCGTCGCCAAGCGCCACGGCAAGCCGGTGATCGGCATCGCCGGCTGCCTGACACCCGACGTCGGCGTCGTCCATGAGCACGGCATCGACGCGGTGTTCAGCGTGCTCTACCACGCGTGCTCGGTCGACGAAGCGCTGGCGAAAGCGGCCGGCAATGTCCGCATGGCCGCGCGCAATGTCGCGGCGACGCTGCAGATCGGCCGCCAGCTGGCGTAA